A genomic region of Mesorhizobium sp. NZP2077 contains the following coding sequences:
- a CDS encoding glycosyl transferase family 1, which produces MLHVLYLVHDVSDPAVRRRITMLRTGGARVTLAGFRRTETPIADIEGLRPIDLGATRDGRFAQRLVAVATAAISIGSKLANTPRPDLIVARNLEMLALARRAKSTFGATVPIVYECLDIHRLVLRDDILGKALRATERHLARDVKLLVTSSPAFIANYFKPFRQVAAPVELVENKYFEAAAILPAEREAVEGPAAPPWRIGWFGALRCRRSLELLADFTRRMDGRFEVVLRGRPALSEFPDFHAFVDAEPHLSFRGPYRNPEDMAAIYQDVHFSWAIDFFEEGQNSEWLLPNRLYEGCRFGAVPISMCHTETGRFLSQQDIGVLLPQASSDALETALGKMEEHRYGRLKARVFARNPRTWSYDRSDCRALVEKLHRLTTVREPLATEALA; this is translated from the coding sequence ATGCTGCATGTCTTGTACCTGGTGCACGATGTTTCCGATCCGGCGGTTCGCCGGCGGATCACAATGCTCAGGACGGGCGGCGCCCGGGTTACCCTGGCGGGCTTCCGCCGTACCGAAACCCCGATTGCCGACATAGAAGGATTGCGCCCGATCGACCTTGGCGCGACGCGAGACGGCCGATTCGCCCAGCGCCTGGTGGCCGTGGCGACAGCCGCGATTTCAATCGGTTCAAAGCTTGCGAACACGCCGCGGCCCGATCTCATCGTCGCGCGCAATCTGGAAATGCTGGCGCTGGCCCGCCGCGCCAAATCGACCTTCGGCGCCACGGTGCCGATCGTCTATGAATGCCTCGACATCCACCGCCTGGTGCTCCGCGACGATATTCTCGGCAAGGCGCTGCGCGCCACCGAGCGCCATCTGGCGCGCGACGTGAAGCTGCTGGTGACCAGTTCGCCCGCCTTCATCGCCAATTATTTCAAGCCGTTCCGCCAGGTCGCCGCTCCCGTCGAGCTGGTCGAGAACAAATATTTCGAGGCGGCAGCGATCTTGCCCGCCGAACGCGAGGCCGTGGAAGGGCCTGCCGCTCCGCCATGGCGGATCGGCTGGTTCGGAGCGCTGCGCTGCCGCCGCTCGCTCGAACTGCTGGCCGATTTCACGCGCCGCATGGATGGACGTTTCGAAGTCGTGCTGCGCGGCCGTCCGGCGCTCTCCGAATTCCCGGATTTCCATGCCTTCGTCGATGCCGAGCCTCACCTGTCGTTTCGCGGGCCGTACCGCAATCCGGAGGACATGGCGGCGATCTACCAGGACGTCCATTTTTCCTGGGCGATCGATTTCTTCGAAGAGGGGCAGAATTCGGAATGGCTGCTGCCCAACCGCCTCTATGAAGGCTGCCGCTTCGGGGCGGTGCCGATCTCGATGTGCCACACGGAGACCGGACGGTTCCTCAGCCAACAGGACATCGGCGTCCTGTTGCCGCAGGCTTCATCGGACGCGCTCGAAACAGCACTCGGCAAGATGGAGGAGCACCGCTACGGCAGGCTGAAGGCGCGCGTGTTTGCCCGCAATCCGAGGACCTGGAGCTACGATCGCAGTGATTGCAGGGCGCTGGTCGAAAAACTGCACCGCCTGACCACCGTGCGCGAACCCCTCGCGACTGAAGCCCTGGCATAG
- a CDS encoding lipopolysaccharide biosynthesis protein, which yields MKTAINIDGKTYAHLSSRRSVAAMRGVFWSTINAVVPTLSSSIVFIISSRYLMPTDFGLVALAGSLAALASAFAPGAFGEALVQRSSLDKSHLDSVFWLCMVSAAILYALIIIFSGPIARFVDQPGIVGLLPLLGSRVLFDLGAAVPNALISRTMSFGLIAMRTTLAASLSGVVCVCMLVMGYGLWALAVSQLCLSIVSCVAAFWSAGWRPGIEIRAKSLLDVGRYGLFASGNRFLQLMSFDQIIIGALVGPAPLGVFNFAKRVFSILNDVIAGALGAVSHTLLSSLQNERDKLKDAFLLGTFASASVSFPAFVGLAAIAGDAIPLIFGSHWSEAIAPIQVFCSIGLLSCIGVLQSSLINSQGKTDWWFCYQLVAQMLNILLVIVFYRYGILAVVSAIAIKTFAIWPVSVAMTVKTLDIPATTYLRQFVSPTCAVALMLISVILVNRYLGDASFSIRAAGEVIVAGLVYSAALASMSHSRLRYVFSLIKSRGRS from the coding sequence ATGAAAACCGCTATTAATATAGATGGAAAAACTTACGCACATCTCTCGTCGCGGCGTTCAGTTGCAGCTATGCGAGGGGTGTTCTGGTCCACGATAAACGCAGTCGTGCCTACATTATCCAGCAGCATTGTTTTCATAATCAGCTCTCGCTATCTGATGCCTACCGACTTTGGTCTTGTAGCTCTGGCAGGAAGCTTAGCTGCGTTGGCCAGTGCGTTTGCACCCGGCGCGTTCGGGGAAGCGCTTGTTCAGCGCTCGTCGTTAGACAAGAGCCACTTAGATTCAGTCTTTTGGCTCTGCATGGTGTCTGCGGCCATTCTGTATGCATTGATCATTATATTTTCTGGGCCAATAGCGAGATTCGTTGATCAGCCTGGCATCGTTGGCCTCCTGCCTCTTCTCGGCTCTCGTGTTCTATTCGATTTGGGTGCGGCCGTTCCGAATGCGTTGATATCGAGAACGATGTCGTTCGGGCTGATCGCCATGAGAACCACCTTGGCTGCGAGCCTGTCTGGCGTTGTCTGCGTTTGTATGTTGGTTATGGGCTATGGCTTGTGGGCTCTGGCGGTCTCGCAGCTCTGCCTGTCGATCGTTTCATGCGTTGCGGCGTTTTGGAGCGCAGGATGGCGACCTGGAATCGAAATCAGGGCGAAGTCGCTTCTGGACGTTGGACGTTACGGCCTTTTCGCTTCAGGAAACCGCTTTCTCCAGCTTATGAGTTTCGATCAGATTATAATTGGCGCCCTTGTCGGGCCGGCGCCCCTAGGCGTTTTCAACTTTGCGAAGCGCGTTTTTTCCATACTGAACGATGTGATAGCAGGGGCACTCGGCGCAGTATCGCACACCTTGCTATCGTCACTTCAGAATGAACGCGACAAGCTCAAGGACGCATTCCTGCTTGGTACTTTTGCCTCTGCTTCGGTCTCATTTCCGGCTTTTGTCGGCCTTGCGGCCATCGCCGGTGATGCGATACCTTTGATATTCGGATCGCATTGGTCTGAGGCAATTGCGCCGATACAGGTGTTTTGTTCCATCGGACTTTTAAGTTGCATTGGCGTTCTGCAAAGCTCTCTCATCAATAGCCAAGGCAAAACCGATTGGTGGTTCTGCTACCAATTGGTGGCGCAGATGCTGAATATTCTTCTCGTCATAGTGTTCTACCGCTACGGTATTCTGGCAGTCGTCTCTGCAATCGCTATCAAGACTTTTGCGATATGGCCTGTCTCAGTGGCGATGACAGTTAAAACTCTTGATATACCTGCGACAACTTATCTCCGACAATTCGTCTCACCGACATGCGCTGTGGCGCTGATGCTGATCTCAGTTATATTGGTGAATCGCTACCTTGGGGACGCTTCGTTCAGTATCCGGGCTGCAGGAGAGGTGATCGTCGCAGGACTGGTGTACTCCGCAGCCCTTGCTTCCATGTCTCATAGCCGGCTCCGATATGTTTTCTCACTTATCAAGAGCAGGGGCCGGAGTTGA
- a CDS encoding polysaccharide pyruvyl transferase family protein, with protein sequence MKLTYFQSPVPNFGDELNAYMWRQLLPSGFLDDDEGELFVGIGSILWDYHPKAPRKIVVGSGYGGYSPPPDVHDGSWEIVFVRGPRTAQVLSVPEKSAITDSAILLRALPIPAPAKDIAISFMPHYESLDRGLWREVCRLAGVHLIDPTASVETILSEITRTGILITEAMHGAIVADALRTPWVAVRPIHKQHRFKWYDWAESLGLTLRPEKLFPSSAREVWSLATGGQGKGYASRLLGGSLARPANFTLIHIAAASLHRLARTTPQLSADGAILRVTEQAQSALDSFVRRRQLTAR encoded by the coding sequence GTGAAACTAACCTATTTTCAGAGCCCTGTTCCAAATTTTGGTGATGAACTCAACGCCTACATGTGGAGGCAACTCCTCCCTTCCGGCTTTCTTGATGATGACGAAGGTGAACTCTTTGTTGGAATAGGATCAATTCTGTGGGACTATCATCCAAAAGCCCCACGCAAAATCGTGGTCGGCTCCGGATACGGGGGATACTCGCCTCCCCCAGATGTTCATGATGGATCATGGGAGATTGTTTTCGTTCGCGGTCCGCGAACTGCGCAAGTTTTGTCTGTTCCGGAGAAGAGCGCGATTACGGACAGTGCAATCCTTCTTCGCGCACTACCAATTCCGGCCCCAGCTAAAGACATAGCCATCTCTTTCATGCCGCACTATGAAAGCCTGGACCGGGGATTATGGCGCGAAGTCTGCCGGCTTGCAGGCGTTCATTTGATAGACCCAACTGCCTCCGTCGAAACGATCCTGTCTGAAATCACACGGACGGGTATTTTGATCACGGAGGCAATGCACGGCGCTATCGTGGCGGATGCACTCCGAACCCCTTGGGTCGCCGTTCGCCCCATCCATAAACAACACAGATTCAAATGGTACGATTGGGCCGAGTCTCTCGGACTCACTCTCCGTCCCGAAAAACTATTTCCTTCAAGTGCTCGCGAAGTCTGGTCCTTAGCGACTGGAGGGCAGGGAAAGGGTTATGCAAGCAGACTGTTGGGCGGGTCGCTTGCGCGCCCTGCAAATTTCACCTTGATACACATCGCGGCAGCATCCCTGCACCGGCTTGCTCGTACCACACCTCAACTGAGCGCTGACGGCGCAATTCTTAGGGTGACTGAGCAAGCTCAATCAGCGCTGGATAGCTTTGTCCGGCGACGGCAGCTGACGGCGCGTTAA
- a CDS encoding glycosyltransferase family 2 protein, protein MDPNSSVNVAVIIPFFQRERGVLQRALRSVAAQTLMPTIAMTVFLVDDGSPVPVSEEVEAFDIPAPHQLVILKQQNTGPGGARNCALDNIDPAHFDFVAFLDSDDEWLPCHLSQALISLGDEFDFYFCDHTRFDTKQSWFDDLDVTTAWKNSRETYLRQLDDRDSVFIVDPDDLFLGLLKEYLSQTSTVVFRFPNHSGLRFDTELRNAGEDHLFWLSLASSSCAVISFDSNVYCGKGVNIYYSAFDWNLKSSVDRYGYLVLFYLKIRSKFPLNAAGQSINNDNIRIFSRTYSYLFFRLFFKGKFPNISVTKTILHKSIYIVLLMPLNFIISAISGLDKRRSW, encoded by the coding sequence ATGGATCCAAATAGCTCAGTAAATGTAGCTGTAATTATCCCGTTCTTTCAAAGAGAAAGGGGGGTTTTACAAAGAGCCCTGCGATCTGTGGCAGCACAAACGCTTATGCCGACGATTGCCATGACAGTCTTTTTGGTGGACGACGGTTCTCCGGTTCCCGTCAGTGAAGAGGTTGAGGCATTCGATATACCGGCTCCCCACCAGCTTGTCATCTTGAAGCAGCAAAATACCGGACCAGGCGGAGCGCGCAACTGCGCACTTGACAATATAGATCCGGCCCACTTTGATTTTGTTGCGTTTCTAGATTCTGATGACGAATGGTTACCGTGCCACTTAAGCCAAGCTCTTATTTCTCTAGGCGATGAATTTGACTTTTACTTTTGTGATCATACTCGATTTGATACAAAACAAAGTTGGTTTGATGATCTTGATGTCACCACGGCTTGGAAAAATTCTAGAGAAACCTATTTACGCCAACTTGATGACAGGGATTCTGTTTTTATAGTCGATCCTGATGACCTCTTTTTGGGATTGCTGAAAGAATATCTTAGCCAGACTTCGACAGTTGTCTTTCGTTTTCCAAATCATTCCGGGCTGCGGTTTGACACCGAGCTCAGAAATGCCGGAGAGGATCATCTTTTCTGGCTATCTCTTGCATCATCTTCATGCGCAGTAATCTCTTTTGACAGCAACGTCTATTGCGGGAAGGGCGTTAATATTTACTATAGCGCCTTTGATTGGAATTTGAAAAGCTCGGTCGATCGATATGGTTACTTGGTGCTATTTTATTTAAAGATCAGGTCGAAATTCCCATTGAACGCGGCGGGTCAGTCTATAAATAATGATAATATACGCATATTCTCACGCACATATTCGTATCTATTTTTTAGATTATTCTTTAAAGGAAAATTTCCTAATATTTCCGTCACAAAAACGATACTTCATAAATCAATTTATATCGTTTTGTTGATGCCTCTTAATTTCATTATTTCAGCAATAAGTGGTCTCGACAAAAGACGCAGTTGGTAA
- a CDS encoding galactosyl transferase: MTLAPPDQPQIIDFIIPVRHPTTVVDWEVVKKNLSETIKSISAQTAPNWRAVIIANDCADLPETPPGFTVRRVNFPPKFLPSRDVDPEAFFEAVRSDKGRRILEGFKELKPSSYVMIVDYDDFISNRLAAHVADKKAANGWYFSTGYVYSGSRLTYIYHDFFEFCGTSLIIRADLFGLPDDLSQVPELIVRRNLGSHKFITKDLEARGQALESLPYPGAVYRVGHQGTTSGSRKLLSEMLPRWMLRHRPIEYVRRATRFRWMTASRRREFSIP, translated from the coding sequence ATGACACTGGCGCCCCCTGACCAGCCTCAGATTATCGACTTCATAATTCCCGTCCGACATCCTACTACGGTTGTTGATTGGGAGGTCGTTAAGAAGAATCTTAGCGAAACTATCAAATCGATTTCCGCACAAACTGCACCGAATTGGCGCGCGGTGATCATTGCGAACGACTGTGCCGATCTACCTGAAACACCTCCAGGATTTACGGTTCGTCGCGTGAATTTTCCACCTAAATTCTTGCCATCCCGAGATGTCGATCCGGAAGCCTTCTTCGAGGCCGTCCGATCCGACAAGGGACGTAGAATACTGGAAGGGTTCAAAGAATTGAAGCCGTCCAGCTATGTCATGATAGTCGACTACGACGACTTCATCAGCAATCGTCTGGCCGCTCATGTCGCTGACAAAAAGGCCGCAAACGGGTGGTACTTCAGCACCGGATATGTATACAGCGGCTCGCGTCTGACATATATCTATCATGATTTTTTTGAGTTTTGTGGGACATCGCTCATCATACGCGCGGATTTGTTCGGGCTGCCCGATGACCTGAGCCAAGTTCCCGAACTTATAGTTCGAAGGAATCTCGGCAGCCACAAATTTATCACAAAGGATTTAGAGGCACGAGGCCAAGCGCTAGAGTCCCTGCCGTACCCAGGCGCAGTATATCGGGTCGGACATCAGGGCACGACAAGCGGTTCGCGAAAGTTGCTATCTGAAATGCTGCCTCGATGGATGCTTCGGCATCGCCCCATTGAGTATGTCAGAAGGGCTACGCGGTTTAGATGGATGACAGCATCCAGGCGGCGGGAATTTTCGATCCCCTGA